Genomic DNA from Jonesia denitrificans DSM 20603:
ACCGAAGAAGGTCGCCTCCGGTCCATCGAGTGCCTGCAACTACTCGGACAAGGACATCACCTACCGCGACTAACGCTCACAGTCCCCAAGGACCAGCGCGAATGCGCGCACCGTGATGTGCACCGGCTCCCGTCCACCATGTGTGGGCGGGAGCCACTGTATTCTTCACCCTTTCTCCACCTAGTACGCACAGGGCGTTGACGGCAGAGTTTTCCTTAACAACTCTGCGTCAACGCCGACAGGGGGAAGCATGGGGGAACACCACATTACGCGCCGCACGCTGCGCTACGCACTCATCGCATCGGTCATCACAGCAACACTGACCATCACCACAGCAGGGGCCGCAACAGCAACCCCACCCATCACCGGGCAACCAGTTGTCACAGCAGCCACCAGTGAGGCACCCCTGGCAACAGCGACCACCGCTGCCAACGACTGGGCCTACCCGCTGAAAACCAAAACCTACCGGGTGTCCTCCACCTATGGGGCACGCTGTATCCCTGTACGCGGCGGATCAACAATGCACCTAGGCGAAGACCTTGCCGCACCCAACAACGCGAAAATCTACGCCATTGCCGACGGGGTCGTGAAATACACCGTCAATGGAACCAACACCCGAGCGGGATACATCGGGGTGGAGCATAAGGTTGGGAAACGCACCTACTTTTCCGTGTACGTCCACGTGTGGAACGCCAAAAAATACGTGAAAGTCGGCGACAGGGTTACCGCAGGGCAAAAAATAGGGCTCGTCGGATCCTCCGGTGCATCCACCGCCCCCCACCTTCACCTCGAAATCTGGCGCGACAAATTCCACGGAACCGGAACCGCAGTCAACCCCGTCACGTTCCTCAAAGACCGAGGAATCGATCTACGTGCCAACGCCACCGCCGTGTCCAGCGTGAAAAAACCCAAGAGCTGCACCTACTACACGCCGCTCTACGTGGCCCTGCGTACCTCACCATCAGCCACCGCGAAAGCCACCACAACCCTGGTGCCCAACGCGGTCCTCACGCACACCCCAGGACAAGCGAGCAACGGGTTCATCCCCGTCACTGTCAAAGGCAAAACCGGGTGGGTGGCCATTGGGTCAGTCCAACCCACCAAGGCCGCAGTCCCACGCGCAACCACAAAAGTGCGCTACTACAGTGCCGCAAAAAAGGTGGTACTCCGCTCCAAAGCCAGCAGCACATCGGCAAAGAAGCGCACCCTGGCGTCCGGTACCCGCATGAAGTTGATCAGCGTGAAAAAGAACGGCTGGGCCAAAGTAACCGTCAGCGGAACCACCGGCTGGCTACCACCAAAAACAGTGCGCCTCATCGACAAACGCCACCGCATCACCACACCCACCACCATGCGCACGACCGCGTGGGCCAACGGCAAAGCCGTGACCAACCTGGCAAAGAAGAAAACAATCTCACCCATCACCAGCGAACACGGGTGGACCTACATCACCGTCGGTGGCAACAAAGGGTGGGTTCCTGCCGCGCACATCACGTACGTCAGCGTCAACCGCATCGTCAACTAGGGTCTACAACGCTCTAAGCCCACCACAACAATGCTGGGGCAAGGCTCTGCGACACCCGGGTGACTTTGCCGATCAGTAGTACGTAAAAAAGACGATCGCAACAAGATAAAGAATGGCGCTAACAAAACTCACCGCCATACCAACGAGCGCTTCAGTGCGCCCCGCAGGCACCTGCACAGGTGAAGGGGAGCCGGGAGTCAGTCGTGTCTGCCACACGCAAGTTGGGCACCTACTCGCGTGGAGTAGGTGCCCAACTTGCGTGAGGGAGAAGAGGCCGTTACTTCTTACGGCCAGATACTGCGCCCCAGATAACAAGGACGAGAAGTGAACCAAGGAAGGCCCACAACCAGGTTGCAAGGTCAAAGAAACCATCGTTCGCATCAACTCCGAACAGAGCCCCCGCGAGCCACCCACCAAGGAGTGCACCCAGCACACCAATGACGAGTGTGATCACCCAGCCGCCCGCTGCGCGCCCAGGAAGAACCGCACGTGCAATAGCTCCCATGATGAGGCCGATGAGGATCCAGCTGATGATGCTCATAGTCATGTTCCCTTTCGTTGAAGGCGTTGGCGCCATGAAGGTCAAACGTGAAGGCGTTGTGCCAACAACCAAAACTCTGTCACGTGGGGAGGGAGTGTGCACATTATGCGTGAGCGGTTGCGAAACTAATTCTTTGACCTATGGTGTGTCCTTGCATTGTTCCTGGTTGGTGGGGTCAGGATCCCCAGTTCCGTGTTGTGCGGGTGAACTTTCCGCGAGTTCCTGCGGTTTCTTGACATCTGTCGATGCGTCAAAACCGCTGGCAGACTTGCTGTTAGCAGAAAATCGCGAATCTGTCATCGGGGAGCATTCCCCATGAGGGGTGGTCGCTCGGATGATGGTGTTCACCCCCCGTTCGAGAGGGCCTTTGGTGAACTTCATGCGCCACAAGGACGCGAAACCAGCGAGCGCAATGATTGACCCGAGCCATAGTCCCCAGGTGAATTGTCCAGACATCATGACTGTTTCTTGCATGAACCGGTAGGTCAGGACGTGGAGGGAGTAGATGGTGAGCGACATGGAGCCCATGGCGATGATGGGGTAGAGCACGTAACGCGCAGCGTGGGCGATGAGCAGGCACAGGCCAACGACAGCGATGGCGAATCCGCCGGATCCGACGATTTCGTGTGGTGTGGCTGAGTGGGGGTCTGCGGTGGCCCAGGTTGTTGCGAGGTCGCGGACGGGGGCGAGGATGACCTCATTGAGGTCGATGTTCTCCGTGGATTCGGTGGGGGTGGAGAGTTCCTCGTAGCGGTAGCAGTTCACATCACGTTGATCAGTGGTGGAGTCGGTGTAGGTGGAGTCGGTGCATTCGAGTCCTTCGAGGTTGATTTCGTCGCGGACGAAGCCGTTGACAAGGAACTGGCCTGGTTCAAGGTCCTCGAGTGTGGCGGTGCCGTATTCCTGATCGTCGATGTATGGGGTCTCAATGTCTGTGGTGTTGTCGTCGTCTTTGGCTGTGTTGCTGGATTCGGTGCTTAGTGCTTCGGCTGTCATGGAGGTGAGTGTCACTGAGCTGTACCCGATGACTGCGAGTGCAACTCCGAGTGCGACGAGTCCTGCTTGGGTTTTCTTGAGGGTGAGGTTGGTGCGGCCGATGGCCATGCCCGTAAGGATGAAGGGCATCCAGGATAACGCCGGGTAGGAGGGGTTGAAGAGGGATTCGGGTAGGGGCAGGCTGAGGAGGAAGAGGTTGCTTGCGCTGGTCAGGCTGTAGGTGAGTAATGGTCCAACAATGGTGAGGGGGATGGCGATGAGGATGAGGGTGCGCCGTGTGAGGGTGAGGAATGGGACGGCGAGGGCGAAGAGGATTCCGTAGGTTTGGAGGATGACGGCGATGGGGGTGTCAAGGGCGGTGAGGAAGGCTCCAATGACGTAGATGGTGGCGCCGCGGATGAGGATTTTTCCGCGTGCGGCGATGAGGTCGTCGCCGGTGGGTGGTGTGGTGCGGCCTGTGGTGAGGGCGAGTGAGACGCCTGCGAGGGTGGCGAAGAGGATGGAGGATCGTCCGTTGACTAGTCCGCCCCAGGTGGTGGGGTTCAGGAGTTCGGGGGTGGTGGACAGCATGAAGTGTGCTGCCATCATTCCGATGAGCGCGAGACCTCGGGCGAGGTCGATGCCTAGGAGCCGTTGGGTGTTGGTGAGGTGTGGTGGGGTGGCTGCTTGGCGTGGTTGTGTGGTGGTTGGCGCTGGTACCACGGGTGTGGATGGTGATGTCACGTTGTGATGATAGGTATGTGGCGCATCGGGGCGCATCATCCTGAGAGGGGATATTGCGGACGTTGTCACGTGTTGGTGGGTGGTGTTCGACAGGACAGGTGGGTGGTGTGGTGGCAGGATCGAAGGTGCCATGCAATCAAGTTGTCAGAAGGAGTGAGCATGTCTGACCCGAAGTATGTGACGAGTGCGACGTCGTGGGGTGGGGGCCGTGTTGGTCGTGTTGCCACACAGGACCAGAAGATTGACCTTGAGTTGTCAGTGCCTGCTGGACTTGGTGGCGATGACGGGCCGGGAAGTAACCCTGAGCAGTTGTTCGCGGCTGCGTGGGCGTCGTGTTTCCATGGGGCAGTGAAGGCGATTGCTCGGTCGCGGAAGGTTGATGTGGGTGAGTCGGCTGTCACTGTTGAGGTGGCGCTCAATGGTGAGTTTGATTCTGGGTTTTTCTTTACTGTTGTCATTGAGGGGGAGTTTCCTGGGGTTGATGACAAGGAGGCGCATGAGTTGCTTGCTGCTGCTCATGAGAAGTGCCCGTATTCGCGGGTGACTCGTGGGAACGCGGAGGTGGAGTTGCGCGTCGTGTCGTGATGCGCGACATCACACGTTGTGAAGGGCTCAACCTAGGTGGTTGGGCCCTTTGTGCGCTACAGTAATGAATAGTTAGCCTATCTAGTTACTTACTTGGCAAGGTAGATGCGGTTGCTCTCCCAGCCCCTCACCGAACGGAGCACAACGTGGCAACGACATCCTCACGTCCAGCACGACAATGGCGCACCTACATCACCCCACTCATCCTCGTCATCGTCTGGCTCGGAGCAGCCGCTTTCGGTGGGCCGCTCTTTGGACGAGTCGAAGAAGTCTCCACCAACGACCAAACCCAATTCCTCCCCAGCTCCGCTGGCGCTACCCGAGTCCAAGAAGAACTCCCCCGCTTCCTCGGCGACGACACCATCCCCGCCATCGTCCTCGTCACCGCCGCTGACGGCGAACAAGTCGCAGGCCCAGACCTCCAAACCATCACCGAAGCCGTCGCCCAAGCAGCAACCGACATCGGAGCCATCGGAGACCCAAGCCCCGCCATCCCCGCACAAGACGGCGAAGCAGCCCAAGCCTTCATCGCCCTCGACGCGGAAGGAGAAACCGCACAACAAGTCACCGAACTACGCGACCACCTCATCAAAGCCCTACCAGACACCCTCGACGTCTACGTGACCGGACCAGCAGGACTCACCGCCGACCTCTCCACTGCATTCGCTGGAATCGACGGAATCCTCCTCGCCGCAGCACTCATCACCGTGCTCATCATCCTTATCGTGGTCTACCGCTCACCTATCCTCCCCTTCGCAGTCCTCGCCACCTCCATCTTCGCGCTCGCCGCAGCCCTCGGAGTCGTCTTCGTCCTCGCCCAACAAGGCGTCTTCCTCCTGTCATCACAAACCCAAGGCATCCTGTTCATCCTCGTCATCGGTGCCGCCACCGACTACGGCCTGCTCTACACCGCACGCTACCGCGAAGAACTCCGCAACTACGACAACAAACTCACCGCCACCAAAGCCGCAATCCGCGGATCAGTGGAACCCATCCTCGCCTCCGGCGGAACAGTCATCGCCGGACTACTATGCCTCCTGCTCTCCGACCTCGAATCCAACCGGATCCTCGCACCCGTCGCAGCAACCGGCATCGTCTTTTCCATGCTCGCCGCGTTCACACTCCTGCCCGCCATCCTCTTCCTCTTCGGACGCACCGCATTCTGGCCCCGCAAACCACACGTCGACCCCAACCACTCACCACTACCCACCAAAGGTATCTGGGCGCGGACCCCACAACTCGTTGCCCGCCGTCCCCGCCTCGTCTGGGTCACCTCCACCCTCATCCTCATCGTCGGAAGCCTCGGCGTTCTCCAACTCAAAGCAGACGGCATCTCCTCCTCCGACCTCGTCATCGGCTACTCCCAAGCACGAGAAGGACAACAAAAACTCTCCGAACACTTCCCCGGAGGAACCGGATCACCCACCTACATCCTCACCACCGAAAACAACATTGAGGACATCACCACCACCCTCAACACAATCAACGGTGTCGCAAACGTCAACGAACCCACCATCAACCAAGGTGACGCCCTCATTTCCGTCACCCTCACCGACGCCTCAGACTCCCAAGCCGCCAAAGACACCGTCACCGCCATCCGCGCTGACATGCCCGACGGCACCTACGTAGGCGGAACCACAGCCACCGCCATCGACTCCGACAACGCCTCCATCCGAGACCGCAACCTCATCATCCCCATCGTGTTGCTCGTCATCGTCCTCATCCTCGGTGCACTCCTCCGAGCCGTTGTCGCACCACTCATCCTCATCGCCACCGTGG
This window encodes:
- a CDS encoding peptidoglycan DD-metalloendopeptidase family protein; protein product: MGEHHITRRTLRYALIASVITATLTITTAGAATATPPITGQPVVTAATSEAPLATATTAANDWAYPLKTKTYRVSSTYGARCIPVRGGSTMHLGEDLAAPNNAKIYAIADGVVKYTVNGTNTRAGYIGVEHKVGKRTYFSVYVHVWNAKKYVKVGDRVTAGQKIGLVGSSGASTAPHLHLEIWRDKFHGTGTAVNPVTFLKDRGIDLRANATAVSSVKKPKSCTYYTPLYVALRTSPSATAKATTTLVPNAVLTHTPGQASNGFIPVTVKGKTGWVAIGSVQPTKAAVPRATTKVRYYSAAKKVVLRSKASSTSAKKRTLASGTRMKLISVKKNGWAKVTVSGTTGWLPPKTVRLIDKRHRITTPTTMRTTAWANGKAVTNLAKKKTISPITSEHGWTYITVGGNKGWVPAAHITYVSVNRIVN
- a CDS encoding GlsB/YeaQ/YmgE family stress response membrane protein, whose translation is MSIISWILIGLIMGAIARAVLPGRAAGGWVITLVIGVLGALLGGWLAGALFGVDANDGFFDLATWLWAFLGSLLVLVIWGAVSGRKK
- a CDS encoding heparan-alpha-glucosaminide N-acetyltransferase domain-containing protein, with amino-acid sequence MTSPSTPVVPAPTTTQPRQAATPPHLTNTQRLLGIDLARGLALIGMMAAHFMLSTTPELLNPTTWGGLVNGRSSILFATLAGVSLALTTGRTTPPTGDDLIAARGKILIRGATIYVIGAFLTALDTPIAVILQTYGILFALAVPFLTLTRRTLILIAIPLTIVGPLLTYSLTSASNLFLLSLPLPESLFNPSYPALSWMPFILTGMAIGRTNLTLKKTQAGLVALGVALAVIGYSSVTLTSMTAEALSTESSNTAKDDDNTTDIETPYIDDQEYGTATLEDLEPGQFLVNGFVRDEINLEGLECTDSTYTDSTTDQRDVNCYRYEELSTPTESTENIDLNEVILAPVRDLATTWATADPHSATPHEIVGSGGFAIAVVGLCLLIAHAARYVLYPIIAMGSMSLTIYSLHVLTYRFMQETVMMSGQFTWGLWLGSIIALAGFASLWRMKFTKGPLERGVNTIIRATTPHGECSPMTDSRFSANSKSASGFDASTDVKKPQELAESSPAQHGTGDPDPTNQEQCKDTP
- a CDS encoding Ohr family peroxiredoxin, which translates into the protein MSDPKYVTSATSWGGGRVGRVATQDQKIDLELSVPAGLGGDDGPGSNPEQLFAAAWASCFHGAVKAIARSRKVDVGESAVTVEVALNGEFDSGFFFTVVIEGEFPGVDDKEAHELLAAAHEKCPYSRVTRGNAEVELRVVS
- a CDS encoding MMPL family transporter is translated as MATTSSRPARQWRTYITPLILVIVWLGAAAFGGPLFGRVEEVSTNDQTQFLPSSAGATRVQEELPRFLGDDTIPAIVLVTAADGEQVAGPDLQTITEAVAQAATDIGAIGDPSPAIPAQDGEAAQAFIALDAEGETAQQVTELRDHLIKALPDTLDVYVTGPAGLTADLSTAFAGIDGILLAAALITVLIILIVVYRSPILPFAVLATSIFALAAALGVVFVLAQQGVFLLSSQTQGILFILVIGAATDYGLLYTARYREELRNYDNKLTATKAAIRGSVEPILASGGTVIAGLLCLLLSDLESNRILAPVAATGIVFSMLAAFTLLPAILFLFGRTAFWPRKPHVDPNHSPLPTKGIWARTPQLVARRPRLVWVTSTLILIVGSLGVLQLKADGISSSDLVIGYSQAREGQQKLSEHFPGGTGSPTYILTTENNIEDITTTLNTINGVANVNEPTINQGDALISVTLTDASDSQAAKDTVTAIRADMPDGTYVGGTTATAIDSDNASIRDRNLIIPIVLLVIVLILGALLRAVVAPLILIATVVLSFGTALGVSAWMFNHVFDFPGAEPAVPLFAFVFLVALGIDYNIFLMTRVREEILHHGLHDGITRGLSITGSVITSAGIVLAATFTALAVIPVLFLVQIAFIVAFGVLLDTLLVRTLLVPALSHELGRALWWPSKLSRPDFTPVPRPDLEAKEPAAS